A section of the Salminus brasiliensis chromosome 10, fSalBra1.hap2, whole genome shotgun sequence genome encodes:
- the eif2s1a gene encoding eukaryotic translation initiation factor 2 subunit 1a: MPALSCRFYQHKFPEVEDVVMVNVRSIAEMGAYVSLLEYNNIEGMILLSELSRRRIRSINKLIRIGRNECVVVIRVDKEKGYIDLSKRRVSPEEAVKCEDKFTKSKTVYSILRHVAEVLEYTKDEQLESLYQRTAWVFDEKYKRPGYGAYDVFKQAVADPSILDGLDLTEEERTVLIDNINRRLTPQAVKIRADIEVACYGYEGIDAVKDALRAGLSCSTEAMPIKINLIAPPRYVMTTTTLERTEGLSVLNQAMAVIKEKIEEKRGVFNIQMEPKVVTDTDETELARQLERLERENAEVDGDDDAEEMEAKAED, translated from the exons ATGCCTGCCCTCAGCTGTAGGTTCTACCAGCACAAATTTCCTGAAGTGGAGGATGTGGTGATGGTTAATGTGCGCTCCATCGCTGAGATGGGCGCCTATGTGAGTCTGCTGGAGTACAACAACATCGAAGGCATGATTCTACTCAGTGAACTCTCCAGAAGGCGAATTCGCTCAATCAACAAGCTCATCCGTATCGGCCGCAACGAGTGCGTTGTGGTCATTCGAGTGGACAAGGAGAAAG GATACATTGACTTGTCCAAAAGAAGAGTGTCCCCAGAGGAAGCTGTAAAGTGTGAGGACAAGTTCACAAAATCGAAGACT gtgtACAGTATACTGAGGCATGTGGCTGAGGTTCTAGAGTATACCAAAGATGAGCAGCTGGAAAGTCTGTATCAGCGTACAGCCTGGGTGTTTGATGAGAAATACAAGCGACCTGGATACGGTGCTTATGATGTGTTCAAGCAGGCTGTTgc AGACCCATCTATTTTAGATGGCTTAGATTTGACTGAGGAGGAAAGGACTGTTTTAATTGACAACATCAACAGACGACTAACCCCACAAGCAGTCAAAATCAGAGCAG ATATTGAGGTTGCTTGTTATGGCTATGAGGGCATTGACGCAGTTAAAGATGCTTTGCGTGCGGGTTTGAGCTGTTCCACAGAGGCGATGCCTATCAAA ATCAACTTGATTGCCCCTCCTCGCTATGTAATGACGACAACCACGCTGGAGCGCACAGAAGGCCTTTCGGTGCTCAACCAGGCCATGGCAGTTATTAAAGAGAAGATCGAGGAGAAGAGAGGGGTTTTTAACATTCAGATGGAG CCAAAGGTTGTGACGGACACAGATGAGACTGAGCTGGCCCGACAGCTGGAgaggctggagagagagaatgcggAGGTGGATGGGGACGATGACGCAGAGGAGATGGAAGCAAAGGCTGAGGATTAG